The DNA segment CATCCACGTGGTGCAGTTCTCCGGTCCAAACTCGAGGAACTTTTCGTACAGAATGCGGCACCGGTCGAACTCGCGCAGCTGTATCTCGAGATCGATGTACCCCCGAAAGAGCTTGTCCCGCGGGCAGCGTCCGATCGCCATGCCGAGCGTTTTGCGCGCGGTTTGCAAGTTTTTGCAGCGAATTTCGAACTGCGCGTACAGCAGCCAGATTTTGCTGAACGTAAACAGCTTGTGCGGTATCAGCTCGAGGCAGGTGCAGTAGATCTGTCTCGTGCGCTCGAGATCCTCCGTTTCCAGCTCCTCGTACAGTGCGTAGTTGATCCACAGGTAGATGTACCGGCGCCACAGATTCTTGTCCTTCGCCGGCGGAACGTTCGCGATCGCCCGCTCGTACGTTTCGCGTATCAGCTCCGgatcgttctcgttctccaCCAGGCGCAGATAGTCGAACCAGGCGTCGTAGTTGGTTGGATTTTCGTTCACCTCCTGCTCGTACTGGAACTTGCGCTTCGACACGATCACATCCTCGATGCCCGACCGGTCGCCGTACTTTTTCTCGTGTATCGTGTACGCCTTGTACAGCTCCGTCGTGCGATCCTTCGGCAGGTGGTCCAGCGCGTACTTGTAGATGACGCGCACCCGGTCGTGCTCCTTCTGGCCCTCCTCGAAGCGAGCGAACGCGATGAACAGCCGCTCGTCGGCGTGATCGTCGCCGAAGAACTCGATCGCCCGCTCGTACACAGTGCGCGACCCATTGATGAACCCGTGCGCCTCCTCGAACCGGGCGTACTTGATCCAGTTCTTCACCTCCGGATGTACCATCACGAACCGCTCGTAGATCGTGCGGGCCCGGTCGATCTCTTTGTAGCGCAGCTCGAAGTTGATGTACGTTTGCCACGCCTGCTCCTCCGGTTGCCATTCCATCCAGCGCTCAAACACCTGCCGGGCGCCGGCCACATTCTCCAGCATTTCCTCCATGTACGTGTACTTGTACCAGAACTGGTTGACACGCGGCAGTATCGTGACCGCCCGGTCCCACAGATTGCGCGCATGGTTCACCTGCCGGTGCTTCATCTCCATCTCCGCGTACTTCAGCCATATCGTAATGTTCCGATGGTCGTTATCGATCGCACGCTCCCAGATCGACCGGGCGCGCTGAATTTCCTTCTGCGACTCTTCCCACTGGGCGTACTTGATCCAGTTACTGACGACCATGCGGTTTTTGCGCAGATTGTCCTCGAACGTTTTGCGCTTCCGCTGCTGGTAGTCGGCCAGCTCGGCCGCATCGGAAATCTTTTGCttcggcggcggtggcagaATTTCCAGATCACGCTCCTTCGCCTCACGCAGCAGCTGTTCTGCGGTGATTTGCACCTCCGCTGGTGCTTTGTTTTTCACCTACAATACCATTCGCATGGAGACGTGTTACAAAACGAAACTGTTGCCAAACGGCGCAAGCAATACGTACCTTTGCCACTTTGGGCATTTTCTGTGGTTTCTCCATGGTGGTGGAtggtttttgttgaaatttttaacGCAATTCACCTGGTTGCGTTGCGTATGGCGCCGCTTCTGAACAAGCATCAAAACAAAGCGACGAAGCTGTCAAATTCGCTACAGTGCAGTCCAAAATTTGCCGCTCGTTTGTTTTCCCAAACATCACACTCTTAGGTACCGCTCTGACAACTGCAAGAAAACCGGTTGTCTGTCAAACACATGCAACATGTTTGCTACCGGTTATATCCCGGAAATGCTGCGTTTATCGTATGTCACTGATTATAgattgtttataattgaaatattgatttgttttggggATTATACAATGGAGCGCCGGTTATCCGGGCGCATCTGTACTCGACCACGCCCGTATACTGGAATacataacacggataatgagtcgaaatatatattttatcacaagttccttattttttttttggaaatttataTTATGTTTTGGTTAAAACTAGGCAGTTATCATTAATTTCATGAttttccaatgagaatatttgaaatgtacCATGGTTTAtagcgttttttgttatgccaACGTGCTGtgcccaagtgccacaaatccactaaacgaccagtaaacggcttctaaacgactcaagttctctacctaaacggaatatagaaagacttcgtttagcagacgacaaacgactcatgcattctaaaaatagcgaaaaaactggtggcgctctctgttggtgggataccccaaccagttgagcttcatcgcttggaggagagctttctcatttcctctgtactgttgtatggtttcgcattgaagttatgcatcgctagaactagaacggcgatacaattgtttaaatactaaactccaatgaaaactaccagcactgaagcaagagATTTGAGTagtggtcgttggtgttgatacccacgtatctgaccacacgaccattcatatagatttttgctcggaaagttagaaggctatataggtcatgataaggtgaaacttgtcgaaacacattgcaagaaaaggatagcaatataataatcagttttaatacgccatctattgatcaaaccaatgaagctgtggagctttcatttttttctatggatattcaattttccagtcgtttaagcttaatctgtggcgcttgggtggtaaccgtttttttgcaaataccCTCCTCAGCacgcaatgtcacttttgtattgaactgtcatttctcaacagcacggataaacggactgccggataaaaggtacccagATAAACGACCCTCCATtgtcgtttaaaaaaatgctattaTCCTAAAACTCACTAATGGAACAAGAAAATTGCAACCAAACTGTTGTAAATTTTGCTTTGCTGGCGATTAAAGTTTGTTAATGTATAATTTGATTAAAGTTCTGTTACGAAAATTTAAGGGCTTTTACGAAACTTTAAGAAAAATATGTATGGTTTAAGCTCATACTCATTCTGCTTAATCAAATTCAGCCAACATCTTAACCATAGCAGCCTAGTACCTTTCCATCCCACAAACCCTTCCGAATTGTCTCCTAGCGTGAATTGTGAAGCAGACCCCTATTCGAACATTGCTTTTATTACTACGCTATTGTCAGCGTGTGCATCCCGCACACGCGATTTTCGAACGGAATCACTTTTACTCAACTCTTCCTCAATTTCAACCTCATTACGAAGGGCAGCATCACCACTGTTATTAGTAAGGGTCGGATAATCTTGTGGTTTGGCCACGGAAAAGGGTACGCCATCCCttcgagagaaaaaaacccctctaACAGACAGACACTTTCCCTCGCACCGAAAGAAACCTTGTTCGCACCGCACACCGCTCACTCTGGTTCGCGCTCCGGCCTCCTCCGGcaaaccgatcgatcgatcaagGGAAAAGGGTTATGACGATAAAACGCGACAGGAATACGGAACCTTTCATCATCGTTGTCCTGGGGGCGAGCAGAGTCGCAATTGGTTGCACATCTACGGCCAAGCATCTATGTGCCAGCATGTGAAACAATGAGGAAACTTTCGGTATTGCAGACGACAGCTTCCGCCTCCAATCCGGCAAACGGTGCTCCGtggacaaacacacaaacggggTTTAATGCGAACCAGGAAATGATGCTGTCGGTGGAATTAGTCAGGGGACGCAGACTCTACTTACTGTTCATTCGCTGCATGCCCACGGAAAGTGGAACGGGGAAGTTTACATTACACAGCAGGAATTGCATGCATCGCAACGTGAACGTTTTATTTGGAGGGGCCACCCTTTCATAGCTTCGTTGGGGTATCTTCCCTCGTTTTTGCATCCAAAAACGCGGAAGAAGGGTGAAAAGTAAAgtgataatgaaataaaagagGCCCATGCTGAGGCTAGGCTTGAGGGCGATGCGCATTTCCACAGAAGAATTAAGCGAAAATGGATAAATTTTCGGAAATGaacaatggttttgttttaccaaGTCGAAACAgatacaaaaatataaatgaaaaatataacaaaaataaatttaatacgTAAAATACGCAGGAGAGAATGGGAACGTATACAAGTTTAACTAAAACCAATAGCAAGATCAAGTGTAAAATACACCAACCATACGTTCCGCCACGGATACAACACTGTAAACTCAAGGTAAAAGGATTAAATCTATCCCAGTTCACATTGGACGCAAAGTCACACAATAAAATGGCCATAGGCCATAGGCACACCATAAAATTTCTCCTCCAGCAACACTCCGGCCCGTAAACCCGCCGTTGACGGGGCTGTGTCCTCGTTTCGGgcatatacatacatattaaCTTTACACCTCCTTCATTAACCCCACGATggcaaccaaaaccaaaaatgggAACCGCTTTACCTACGCCAATAAAATGCGAAAAGGTGGGCCGACTTGTTGACTTACCAATGTGGCAATGCGCGGAAAATAATAAAGTTAAACAAATGCTCATAAAACCGTATTGTACCGCCGTCCTTCCTTATTGTCACCAAGAAATCAAGATGGAAGGTAAAAGATTCACAAACTACAAAGAGTGTatgcacgagagagagagcgagaaagagcgcgtgtgtgtaagTGCAATAAGTGAGTTTGGAGGCAATAAACAACTAAAACGCCGCGCCCTACAAAGTGTGCATGAGAAAGGGAAAGGGTGGTAACCAAGGTAACGAAGGAATAATTACATCACCGTTGTGTGGATGGATCCGTCCAGCATCACGGCAATGACCAGTCGTTTATTACTTCACCCATTCCAAacaggcacacatacaccactacacacacacacacacacatacacacacgcacactggaAGAATGTTGATGATGGAAACAATATTTGCATACCGTAACGAAAAGGATTATGCCGGACAATCGATGGACAGCATGGGAAGGGGGCACCGGTGCCTTAACTTCGTGAGCTGTGTGTCCTTTTAGGGATCTGTTGGTCTTTTtctatgctttttttttcttttcttcgaaAATGTTGCATCTTTCATGTTTATCCCGTAAGCGAACCCCGTAGTGCCTGGGCCTGGTCAAGGTTTGCTGTCCTTTGTAGCCGATTTTAGCCAATAAATGGCAAGATTAGGTAAAAGCGGCTCTAAAGCCGATGGACAACTTGAGTCCTTCGTCCAGCAAACGAAAGCAGTCGAAGGCAGGATCAAGCAAAACGGATTTCTTAGGTTCTTGTTGTCTAACCCTTCCTGTGCAGCAACCAGGcacgtctctctctctctctctctctttctctttctatctctctggACGAAGCTGTTTATTTGCGTACGGAATACGCACCATTTCTAACTGACCATCGGAAATTTACAGCTTCAGCTCCAGCTGAGAGGTCATGGCACGAAGCTGACCCTACGGAAAGGGTTACAGTTGTAGGTTGGCAGTCATTTCAATTGTTAATGCACAGTACGGTGCAGCGTACGAAGTACGAATCTGAAACACTAACGTTGACTGATCACTTGTAAAAAGCGGAAAATTAGTACAAAATTGTAATGCTTTTGGAAGAAACCATTAGGCGGGTAGGTGTTTCCGCACTCCGTTCATCGCGTCCACTGTTCTCTAGTGTTGCACTATCCTCCAGCAAACCAACACAGCGTTGACCATTCTCTCCTTCCTCTCCCCGAAAGGGGTGGAGGGGTATGGTAtggcaaatgaaaaaagaaaatatttatttagcCCATTCCGTCAACCAGGGCCTGCTTTTCGCCAAAAACTCTTCACGCAAGCCGGAAACACATACGCCGACGCTTTTGAATAGCAAACATTACCGCCCTTCGTTTTTTCCAAACGCTGGATGGCGTCTGAGTAGGCTTTGGTTTTTGCCGTGCTGTGTTGAAAAGACGCGACAGTTGCAGCAGCGGACTTTGGGATGGCAGAAAGtagccgccaccgccgccgcaaGGAACTGTTATGTCAACATGGCACAACAACGGttggaagaaagaaaaaacgaaatacatcttttgtttgttctatTTGTTCACATTTCGTCCTTTGAAAGGGCGCTCAGAccgttttctttgtttttggcgACAAGTAGCGACAACAGGATCGGGTTTAGtagggttgttgttgttgtatttgttcCGCAGTCTGTTTTGTGCATCACGACCACGACCTCCAAAAAAACCCCGCACAAGCACCGGAAGTCAAATGGGGAAGTTATCGCTGCAAAGTGGAtgcaatacaaacaaaattggaaaatgtaCTTCAAAACTCAATATAAAGTACAGTTTGTCCTTTTAATCGTGACCACCACGTGATCGTAACGATCTTGCTAGTAGACTAGAGGTTTACTAGACTTTCTTTATACCATGCGACGGTATAATTGGTTTTTGCTACGGATCGGACTTCTTCCTCATCAAGGAATAATAAGAGCTTATACTGTCTGAACTCACTGGATGACcttcgattccctgccaactattcaatatgtgttttttagttggcacgtttttccatacaaaaaaatatgaaatttttctcggcaggccatgagatttttgtgaaattttcaaaaaccggtttttccatacaaacgcatgctttttaattgaactgtcagccaactatcgagcgttcaactaaaaagcatgtcaactaaaaagcgttcaactattgaattctcaCTGTATTTCTTAAATTTTGAAGCAATTTGTTTAATCACAAATACAACGTTTTACAATTTAGTAGGCCCATTGTATCGTAGAATGATGTCCATGTgttgaattaaataaaaacactgaCCATTCCAGTCAAACCAATACGAGAGGTGGTATTGgacaaaaatgggaaaatgtgACCAAATATTCATCGTCCATAACACCATAAAAGTGTTACTTCTAAGGAAATATTAATGTAACAGCCAACAACACGAATGtggaataaatttaaacaaaacattttctgacgaatggtttttctattttcagtTTTGCGGTTCTTACAAGCTAAATGTGCCTTAACTAGTGAATACTGCTTGCAGGTATCAGTCATCGAAGAGTCGAGGTGAGAAAATCCCCAAAAACACTTCCGCCTACTTTGTTACCACCCTTATTCTAACGCGCTGAATGCGTGCATCGGACGATCGCGTCAAGCGAATGCATCCTCTAACCGCTTTCAGCACTTCACTGTACAATAGTTATTAATTCAACTGTGCCCTCTATTTACACACCCAACTGGCCAATGTCCTACGAAGCGGCAACCGACGTCGTCACGCCGTACAGTGCGAGCTGCTTCCGGGCGGCCGCCAGCTCAAACTTTAGCTCAATGTTTTCCCGCTCGAGAAACGCGGCCCGGATCGCTATTTCATCCTCCTTGATGCGCCGTCGGTCGCGCGACTTTTTCGCGGCCGCATTGTTCTTCTTGCGCCGTTCGTAGTAGGCCGAATCTTTCACCGatgtgctgctggtgttgccaCTGCTGCCATTGCTTGGTGCCGCTGCGATCGTTGCGCTTGACTCCGCCCCCGACGCATCCGACGAACCAATGACGTCAcacgccgcagcagcagcagcagcagcagcatccttgCACGATGGCGTCGTCATCAGGCGCTGATTGGTGGTTGCGACATGTTGCGCCATTTCACTGCCCGCCATCATACtacggtggtgctgctgtagCAGCGCGCGATTCGAGCCCACGTGTTCGACCGATGGCGGTTTTTCATCGCACGATTCGGACGATGCGTCGCTCATCGCGGCCGACGGTGCATTGGAGGAGGACGATTTGCAGGAGGACGCGTTGGCTAGCCGGCGCATCTTCGGATTGGACACGGTCGGCTGGCCCCCGTTGGCGGCGTGTATCTGCTCCAGCATGCGCTTCCGGAACAGGTTGTACTTTTCGGCGGAGTTCGTATCGAGGATGGCGTCGCTGGCAACGAACCCGGCCGCCAGGCTGAGCGGATCGCGCGGGTACGCCTTGAACGGGCGGGACAGCTTACCGTCCCGGCCGACCACCATCGGgtactgctgatgctgttgctgctgctggccgtcCTTCGGCACGGTACCGTCTTCCAGGTCCTTCGGCTTGCGCTGGCTCGAGCTGACAAGGGACGTGCCCTCCGAACCGGACTCGGACAGTGCGTCCAGTTCGCGCAGACGGATCGGGCTGGGAGAGAAGGGTGCCGGAGAGttctgctggtgttgctgttgttgttgttgctgctgctgctgctggtgatggtgatgatgaagcGCAGAGGCAGGCAGCAGGTACGCCGGAATAGGTCCAGCTCGGTGAACCTGCTGCAGAAGATGCTGCTGAAGAATGTCCGTTTCCGGTTTGGACAGGCCCAATCCGTGCCGATGGAACGCTTGCTGGACTGCCGGGGGGAGCTGCGCGCtcggtgtgtggtggtgtgcaAGCTCATCGAACTGGAGC comes from the Anopheles coluzzii chromosome 2, AcolN3, whole genome shotgun sequence genome and includes:
- the LOC120950155 gene encoding protein crooked neck; the protein is MEKPQKMPKVAKVKNKAPAEVQITAEQLLREAKERDLEILPPPPKQKISDAAELADYQQRKRKTFEDNLRKNRMVVSNWIKYAQWEESQKEIQRARSIWERAIDNDHRNITIWLKYAEMEMKHRQVNHARNLWDRAVTILPRVNQFWYKYTYMEEMLENVAGARQVFERWMEWQPEEQAWQTYINFELRYKEIDRARTIYERFVMVHPEVKNWIKYARFEEAHGFINGSRTVYERAIEFFGDDHADERLFIAFARFEEGQKEHDRVRVIYKYALDHLPKDRTTELYKAYTIHEKKYGDRSGIEDVIVSKRKFQYEQEVNENPTNYDAWFDYLRLVENENDPELIRETYERAIANVPPAKDKNLWRRYIYLWINYALYEELETEDLERTRQIYCTCLELIPHKLFTFSKIWLLYAQFEIRCKNLQTARKTLGMAIGRCPRDKLFRGYIDLEIQLREFDRCRILYEKFLEFGPENCTTWMKFAELESLLGDTDRARAIYELAIQQPRLDMPELLWKSYIDFEVQQGEFQLARQLYERLLERTVHVKVWISYAKFEISAENEEEGLNVPLARRIYERANECLKGLAEKESRVLVLEAWRDFERDHGDEATLKKVLERMPRKVKKRQKIVSESGVEEGWEEVFDFIFPEDEMARPNLKLLAAAKNWKRKQDTDPPVAAPMETNQTEQVEGSEEQQEEQPANDEAPNDDGAEQEPSAEANEAADE
- the LOC120953434 gene encoding protein giant gives rise to the protein MADSNGRPQSTDSGVLDLSKRRDSLDATRKTPSPAYHCFSEVAGTPPPSNHSSPQQCEVTDSNNPESTLLLNYSELVRARRLSPTKSLLQFDELAHHHTPSAQLPPAVQQAFHRHGLGLSKPETDILQQHLLQQVHRAGPIPAYLLPASALHHHHHQQQQQQQQQQQHQQNSPAPFSPSPIRLRELDALSESGSEGTSLVSSSQRKPKDLEDGTVPKDGQQQQQHQQYPMVVGRDGKLSRPFKAYPRDPLSLAAGFVASDAILDTNSAEKYNLFRKRMLEQIHAANGGQPTVSNPKMRRLANASSCKSSSSNAPSAAMSDASSESCDEKPPSVEHVGSNRALLQQHHRSMMAGSEMAQHVATTNQRLMTTPSCKDAAAAAAAAACDVIGSSDASGAESSATIAAAPSNGSSGNTSSTSVKDSAYYERRKKNNAAAKKSRDRRRIKEDEIAIRAAFLERENIELKFELAAARKQLALYGVTTSVAAS